From Epinephelus lanceolatus isolate andai-2023 chromosome 12, ASM4190304v1, whole genome shotgun sequence, the proteins below share one genomic window:
- the cc2d1b gene encoding coiled-coil and C2 domain-containing protein 1B isoform X1, which yields MFGKKKRAPQPRGQGAAAAKQMGLFVDLDPEQMMMGMEGDLDDPDLEAELAAITGNKAAAGERAKPKGKSPLPMEDIAKMADECMRDVDDDEDDSNLEDDEDLLAELQEVVGEEEAEDVSSTSSATAESSQAETPESPPPQQPEVKVPSAAPGTLQHTLEERIVMYKTALQNAKTAGETSKARRYERGLKNLESMLAAVKKGRSVDEAGIPPPVATGAPSAAPRPAVPPRPAPPVPSPPEPTPSDQQGESEATTPPPAVPEIITPGGEEEQLAPTTPPTLSTIPSPEEPTEEPADQPQTSPTDANEATKTLLLERQKEYKMAALRAKKQGDLDQARLYFKTSKRFDAVIEALEKGQAVDLSGLPPSPGQGPGGGSAPVKEPTAGQNVEVTQPVAAAPAAAPPSAPAAPKDVLEALEQRRAKYVEASNQAKASGDDRKARMHDRIAKQYQSAIRAHKAGKAVNFEELPVPPGFPPIPGLKATGAEQGLIAALQAADKLASTDATEVADEEEDEKEEELKPAVPEEPKKITLDVPTPGQGRKRSPSASPDRTSAREGLSPTAVQQLEFLEGRKKQYMKAALQAKQKNDMEQAKIFLRTAKGFEPMIEAARSGKSVDISTVPSPPGDEDDDFILVHHSDVQISEKAEQLYAQLAKILKEQYEKCMTHSKQFTHLGNITETTKFEKMAERCKKSLEILKLAQSRGLPPPKHHFEERSFHTVRIFPDLSSTDMVVIIVKGMNLPAPSGIQTNDLDAYVKFDFPYPSSEQPQKHKTAVIKNTNSPEYNQSFTLSINRNHRGFRRVVNSKGLKLELLHKGGFLRSDKPIGTALVKLEKLESQSEIREIVEVMDGRKPTGGRVEVKVRLREPLSGQDMQTSTERWLVIDP from the exons atgtttgGGAAGAAGAAGAGAGCTCCGCAGCCCAGAGGCCAGGGCGCTGCTGCTGCCAAGCag ATGGGTCTGTTTGTAGACCTGGACCCTGAGCAGATGATGATGGGGATGGAGGGGGATTTGGACGACCCTGACCTGGAGGCTGAACTTGCTGCTATCACTGGAAATAAAGCTGCTGCTGGAGAAAGAGCCAAACCTAAGGGGAAAA GCCCGCTGCCCATGGAAGACATCGCAAAAATGGCAGATGAGTGTATGAGAgatgtggatgatgatgaagatgacagTAACCTGGAGGACGATGAAGATCTATTG GCAGAGCTACAGGAAGTGGTGGGTGAGGAGGAAGCTGAGGATGTTTCCTCCACATCCTCCGCCACTGCTGAATCTTCTCAAGCTGAAACACCAGAGTCGCCACCTCCGCAG CAGCCGGAAGTAAAGGTCCCCTCTGCAGCTCCTGGCACTCTTCAGCATACACTGGAGGAGAGAATTGTCATGTACAAGACGGCCTTACAAAATGCTAAAACTGCAGGGGAGACCTCCAAAGCCCGGAGATATGAGCGTGGCCTGAAG AATCTGGAGTcaatgttagctgctgttaaaaAAGGGAGATCTGTGGACGAGGCAGGGATCCCCCCTCCTGTTGCCACTGGAGCCCCAAGTGCCGCGCCTCGTCCTGCTGTTCCCCCTCGACCTGCTCCCCCTGTTCCCTCACCTCCTGAACCCACTCCTTCAGATCAGCAGGGGGAGTCAGAGGCCACAACGCCACCGCCTGCTGTACCAGAGATCATCACCCCTGGCGGTGAAGAGGAGCAGTTGGCCCCCACCACCCCGCCCACTCTGAGCACCATCCCATCTCCAGAGGAGCCAACAGAGGAGCCTGCCGACCAGCCTCAGACCAGTCCAACAGATG CCAACGAGGCAACCAAGACTTTGCTTTTGGAGAGGCAGAAAGAATACAAGATGGCAGCACTGAGGGCCAAGAAGCAGGGAGATCTGGATCAAGCTAGGCTTTACTTCAAGACCAGCAAG AGGTTCGATGCTGTGATTGAGGCGTTGGAAAAAGGACAAGCAGTCGACCTAAGTGGCCTTCCTCCATCTCCAGGACAGG gtcCAGGAGGAGGCTCTGCTCCAGTGAAGGAACCTACTGCTGGGCAAAACGTAGAAGTCACCCAACCGGTTGCAGCAGCTCCAG CCGCTGCACCCCCATCAGCCCCTGCAGCTCCCAAAGATGTGTTGGAGGCTCTGGAGCAGAGACGAGCCAAGTATGTGGAGGCGTCCAATCAGGCCAAAGCCAGTGGAGATGATCGCAAGGCCCGAATGCACGACCGTATCGCCAAG CAATACCAGAGTGCCATCCGAGCTCACAAAGCAGGAAAAGCGGTCAACTTTGAGGAGCTGCCGGTGCCCCCTG GTTTTCCTCCAATCCCAGGCCTGAAAGCTACGGGGGCTGAGCAGGGACTCATTGCTGCTCTGCAGGCAGCCGATAAGCTCGCCTCCACTGATGCTACCGAAGTAGcagatgaggaagaagatgaaaaggaggaggag TTGAAGCCTGCTGTTCCAGAAGAGCCAAAGAAGATCACGTTGGATGTCCCCACCCCAGGTCAAGGAAGGAAAAGGTCTCCGTCAGCCTCACCTGACAGGACATCTGCCAGAGAAGGACTCTCACCAACAG CGGTTCAGCAACTGGAGTTTCTGGAGGGCAGGAAGAAGCAGTACATGAAGGCGGCTCTGCAGGCAAAGCAGAAGAACGACATGGAGCAGGCCAAGATCTTCCTCCGCACCGCCAAGGGCTTCGAACCCATGATCGAGGCAGCGCGCAGCGGCAAGTCTGTGGACATCAGCACG GTGCCTTCGCCCCCTGGTGACGAAGATGACGACTTCATTCTGGTTCATCACAGTGACGTGCAGATCTCAGAGAAAGCAGAGCAGCTTTACGCACAACTGGCCAAGATCCTCAAAGAGCAGTACGAG AAATGCATGACTCACTCCAAGCAGTTCACACACCTGGGGAACATCACGGAAACAACAAA GTTTGAGAAGATGGCGGAGAGATGTAAGAAGAGTCTGGAAATTTTGAAGCTGGCGCAGTCGAGAGGTCTGCCTCCTCCGAAACATCACTTTGAGGAGAGATCGTTTCACACTGTCAG GATATTTCCAGACCTGAGTAGCACTGACATGGTTGTTATTATCGTGAAAGGGATGAATCTTCCTGCTCCTAGTG GGATTCAAACAAACGATCTGGATGCATACGTCAAGTTTGACTTCCCCTACCCCAGCTCG gagcagccacagaaacacaaaacagctgTCATCAAGAACACTAACTCCCCAG AATATAACCAGAGCTTCACCCTGTCAATCAACCGTAACCACCGCGGCTTCAGGAGGGTGGTGAACTCTAAAGGCCTCAAACTGGAGCTGCTGCACAAAGG CGGCTTCCTGCGGAGCGACAAGCCGATCGGGACGGCCCTCGTAAAGCTGGAAAAACTGGAGTCACAGAGTGAAATCAGGGAGATCGTAGAG GTGATGGATGGGCGTAAACCCACAGGTGGTCGTGTTGAAGTGAAGGTCCGACTGCGAGAGCCGCTGAGCGGGCAGGACATGCAGACGAGCACCGAGCGCTGGCTGGTGATCGACCCTTAA
- the cc2d1b gene encoding coiled-coil and C2 domain-containing protein 1B isoform X2 has product MFGKKKRAPQPRGQGAAAAKQMGLFVDLDPEQMMMGMEGDLDDPDLEAELAAITGNKAAAGERAKPKGKSPLPMEDIAKMADECMRDVDDDEDDSNLEDDEDLLAELQEVVGEEEAEDVSSTSSATAESSQAETPESPPPQPEVKVPSAAPGTLQHTLEERIVMYKTALQNAKTAGETSKARRYERGLKNLESMLAAVKKGRSVDEAGIPPPVATGAPSAAPRPAVPPRPAPPVPSPPEPTPSDQQGESEATTPPPAVPEIITPGGEEEQLAPTTPPTLSTIPSPEEPTEEPADQPQTSPTDANEATKTLLLERQKEYKMAALRAKKQGDLDQARLYFKTSKRFDAVIEALEKGQAVDLSGLPPSPGQGPGGGSAPVKEPTAGQNVEVTQPVAAAPAAAPPSAPAAPKDVLEALEQRRAKYVEASNQAKASGDDRKARMHDRIAKQYQSAIRAHKAGKAVNFEELPVPPGFPPIPGLKATGAEQGLIAALQAADKLASTDATEVADEEEDEKEEELKPAVPEEPKKITLDVPTPGQGRKRSPSASPDRTSAREGLSPTAVQQLEFLEGRKKQYMKAALQAKQKNDMEQAKIFLRTAKGFEPMIEAARSGKSVDISTVPSPPGDEDDDFILVHHSDVQISEKAEQLYAQLAKILKEQYEKCMTHSKQFTHLGNITETTKFEKMAERCKKSLEILKLAQSRGLPPPKHHFEERSFHTVRIFPDLSSTDMVVIIVKGMNLPAPSGIQTNDLDAYVKFDFPYPSSEQPQKHKTAVIKNTNSPEYNQSFTLSINRNHRGFRRVVNSKGLKLELLHKGGFLRSDKPIGTALVKLEKLESQSEIREIVEVMDGRKPTGGRVEVKVRLREPLSGQDMQTSTERWLVIDP; this is encoded by the exons atgtttgGGAAGAAGAAGAGAGCTCCGCAGCCCAGAGGCCAGGGCGCTGCTGCTGCCAAGCag ATGGGTCTGTTTGTAGACCTGGACCCTGAGCAGATGATGATGGGGATGGAGGGGGATTTGGACGACCCTGACCTGGAGGCTGAACTTGCTGCTATCACTGGAAATAAAGCTGCTGCTGGAGAAAGAGCCAAACCTAAGGGGAAAA GCCCGCTGCCCATGGAAGACATCGCAAAAATGGCAGATGAGTGTATGAGAgatgtggatgatgatgaagatgacagTAACCTGGAGGACGATGAAGATCTATTG GCAGAGCTACAGGAAGTGGTGGGTGAGGAGGAAGCTGAGGATGTTTCCTCCACATCCTCCGCCACTGCTGAATCTTCTCAAGCTGAAACACCAGAGTCGCCACCTCCGCAG CCGGAAGTAAAGGTCCCCTCTGCAGCTCCTGGCACTCTTCAGCATACACTGGAGGAGAGAATTGTCATGTACAAGACGGCCTTACAAAATGCTAAAACTGCAGGGGAGACCTCCAAAGCCCGGAGATATGAGCGTGGCCTGAAG AATCTGGAGTcaatgttagctgctgttaaaaAAGGGAGATCTGTGGACGAGGCAGGGATCCCCCCTCCTGTTGCCACTGGAGCCCCAAGTGCCGCGCCTCGTCCTGCTGTTCCCCCTCGACCTGCTCCCCCTGTTCCCTCACCTCCTGAACCCACTCCTTCAGATCAGCAGGGGGAGTCAGAGGCCACAACGCCACCGCCTGCTGTACCAGAGATCATCACCCCTGGCGGTGAAGAGGAGCAGTTGGCCCCCACCACCCCGCCCACTCTGAGCACCATCCCATCTCCAGAGGAGCCAACAGAGGAGCCTGCCGACCAGCCTCAGACCAGTCCAACAGATG CCAACGAGGCAACCAAGACTTTGCTTTTGGAGAGGCAGAAAGAATACAAGATGGCAGCACTGAGGGCCAAGAAGCAGGGAGATCTGGATCAAGCTAGGCTTTACTTCAAGACCAGCAAG AGGTTCGATGCTGTGATTGAGGCGTTGGAAAAAGGACAAGCAGTCGACCTAAGTGGCCTTCCTCCATCTCCAGGACAGG gtcCAGGAGGAGGCTCTGCTCCAGTGAAGGAACCTACTGCTGGGCAAAACGTAGAAGTCACCCAACCGGTTGCAGCAGCTCCAG CCGCTGCACCCCCATCAGCCCCTGCAGCTCCCAAAGATGTGTTGGAGGCTCTGGAGCAGAGACGAGCCAAGTATGTGGAGGCGTCCAATCAGGCCAAAGCCAGTGGAGATGATCGCAAGGCCCGAATGCACGACCGTATCGCCAAG CAATACCAGAGTGCCATCCGAGCTCACAAAGCAGGAAAAGCGGTCAACTTTGAGGAGCTGCCGGTGCCCCCTG GTTTTCCTCCAATCCCAGGCCTGAAAGCTACGGGGGCTGAGCAGGGACTCATTGCTGCTCTGCAGGCAGCCGATAAGCTCGCCTCCACTGATGCTACCGAAGTAGcagatgaggaagaagatgaaaaggaggaggag TTGAAGCCTGCTGTTCCAGAAGAGCCAAAGAAGATCACGTTGGATGTCCCCACCCCAGGTCAAGGAAGGAAAAGGTCTCCGTCAGCCTCACCTGACAGGACATCTGCCAGAGAAGGACTCTCACCAACAG CGGTTCAGCAACTGGAGTTTCTGGAGGGCAGGAAGAAGCAGTACATGAAGGCGGCTCTGCAGGCAAAGCAGAAGAACGACATGGAGCAGGCCAAGATCTTCCTCCGCACCGCCAAGGGCTTCGAACCCATGATCGAGGCAGCGCGCAGCGGCAAGTCTGTGGACATCAGCACG GTGCCTTCGCCCCCTGGTGACGAAGATGACGACTTCATTCTGGTTCATCACAGTGACGTGCAGATCTCAGAGAAAGCAGAGCAGCTTTACGCACAACTGGCCAAGATCCTCAAAGAGCAGTACGAG AAATGCATGACTCACTCCAAGCAGTTCACACACCTGGGGAACATCACGGAAACAACAAA GTTTGAGAAGATGGCGGAGAGATGTAAGAAGAGTCTGGAAATTTTGAAGCTGGCGCAGTCGAGAGGTCTGCCTCCTCCGAAACATCACTTTGAGGAGAGATCGTTTCACACTGTCAG GATATTTCCAGACCTGAGTAGCACTGACATGGTTGTTATTATCGTGAAAGGGATGAATCTTCCTGCTCCTAGTG GGATTCAAACAAACGATCTGGATGCATACGTCAAGTTTGACTTCCCCTACCCCAGCTCG gagcagccacagaaacacaaaacagctgTCATCAAGAACACTAACTCCCCAG AATATAACCAGAGCTTCACCCTGTCAATCAACCGTAACCACCGCGGCTTCAGGAGGGTGGTGAACTCTAAAGGCCTCAAACTGGAGCTGCTGCACAAAGG CGGCTTCCTGCGGAGCGACAAGCCGATCGGGACGGCCCTCGTAAAGCTGGAAAAACTGGAGTCACAGAGTGAAATCAGGGAGATCGTAGAG GTGATGGATGGGCGTAAACCCACAGGTGGTCGTGTTGAAGTGAAGGTCCGACTGCGAGAGCCGCTGAGCGGGCAGGACATGCAGACGAGCACCGAGCGCTGGCTGGTGATCGACCCTTAA